In Phacochoerus africanus isolate WHEZ1 chromosome 1, ROS_Pafr_v1, whole genome shotgun sequence, the following are encoded in one genomic region:
- the LOC125133155 gene encoding short transmembrane mitochondrial protein 1 — protein sequence MLQFLLGFNLGNVVGMYLAQNYDIPNLAKKLEDIKKDLDAKKKPPSS from the coding sequence ATGCTCCAGTTCCTGCTTGGATTTAATCTCGGCAACGTGGTTGGAATGTATCTGGCTCAGAACTATGACATACCAAACCTGGCTAAAAAACTTGAAGACATTAAAAAGGACCTGGATGCCAAGAAGAAACCCCCTAGTTCATGA